A genomic stretch from Hemibagrus wyckioides isolate EC202008001 linkage group LG02, SWU_Hwy_1.0, whole genome shotgun sequence includes:
- the zgc:163143 gene encoding gypsy retrotransposon integrase-like protein 1 isoform X4 — MQNVINGRQPKPYIIEICKSWEWLGLDIRGPFSITTNKHTHIMTLTDYYSKWVEAFPLTHNMVQDVAVFLAEVICQLGYPLAVLSRFPKQLLIEINNELNKLININTNSLVIHHCQTEYLDQVTESLLNKLICELVKKYAYTWHIYLPATCLQLCCTEHPTTGQKPFTVMKCSGPPSFSTYRELPYSESEIRLSSFVISPVEGSKESTSKYYSAQSILLG, encoded by the exons ATGCAGAATGTCATTAATGGAAGACAACCAAAGCCCTACATTATAGAG ATTTGCAAGAGTTGGGAATGGCTTGGTCTTGATATAAGGGGGCCATTCTCTATAACAACGAACAAGCATACACATATTATGACTCTCACTGACTATTATTCCAAATGGGTGGAGGCTTTTCCTCTGACACACAACATGGTTCAAGATGTAGCAGTGTTTCTTGCAGAAGTGATCTGTCAGCTGGGATACCCACTGGCAGTCCTTTCGCGATTTCCTAAACAGCTTCTTATAGAG attaaCAATGAactaaacaaactaataaacataaacacaaacagcctGGTCATTCACCATTGCCAAACAGAATATTTGGATCAGGTTACTGAGTCTCTCCTGAACAA GCTAATATGTGAGCTAGTGAAGAAATACGCATATACCTGGCACATTTACCTGCCTGCTACATGTCTACAGCTGTGCTGCACGGAGCATCCCACAACTGGCCAGAAGCCCTTTACAGTCATGAAATGCAGTGGCCCTCCATCCTTCTCTACATACAGAGAACTGCCT TACAGCGAGTCTGAAATTCGCCTGAGTTCCTTTGTCATTTCCCCTGTTGAGGGCAGCAAAGAAAGTACCTCCAAGTATTACA GTGCCCAATCTATTCTGCTTGGTTAG
- the zgc:163143 gene encoding gypsy retrotransposon integrase-like protein 1 isoform X1, with the protein MPLITLYNSYSYFIIRLFASWTALGDDSVERRMTIPSFFHSGYCLPRSIRWDGDDQLNSMQNVINGRQPKPYIIEICKSWEWLGLDIRGPFSITTNKHTHIMTLTDYYSKWVEAFPLTHNMVQDVAVFLAEVICQLGYPLAVLSRFPKQLLIEINNELNKLININTNSLVIHHCQTEYLDQVTESLLNKLICELVKKYAYTWHIYLPATCLQLCCTEHPTTGQKPFTVMKCSGPPSFSTYRELPYSESEIRLSSFVISPVEGSKESTSKYYSAQSILLG; encoded by the exons ATGCCACTGATAACTCTGTATAACAGTTATTCTTACTTTATAATCAGGCTTTTTGCTTCATGGACAGCTTTAGGAGATGATTCAGTTGAAAGACGAATGACCATACCCAGTTTCTTTCACAGCGGTTACTGTTTGCCGAGG agtaTTCGCTGGGATGGAGATGATCAATTGAACAGT ATGCAGAATGTCATTAATGGAAGACAACCAAAGCCCTACATTATAGAG ATTTGCAAGAGTTGGGAATGGCTTGGTCTTGATATAAGGGGGCCATTCTCTATAACAACGAACAAGCATACACATATTATGACTCTCACTGACTATTATTCCAAATGGGTGGAGGCTTTTCCTCTGACACACAACATGGTTCAAGATGTAGCAGTGTTTCTTGCAGAAGTGATCTGTCAGCTGGGATACCCACTGGCAGTCCTTTCGCGATTTCCTAAACAGCTTCTTATAGAG attaaCAATGAactaaacaaactaataaacataaacacaaacagcctGGTCATTCACCATTGCCAAACAGAATATTTGGATCAGGTTACTGAGTCTCTCCTGAACAA GCTAATATGTGAGCTAGTGAAGAAATACGCATATACCTGGCACATTTACCTGCCTGCTACATGTCTACAGCTGTGCTGCACGGAGCATCCCACAACTGGCCAGAAGCCCTTTACAGTCATGAAATGCAGTGGCCCTCCATCCTTCTCTACATACAGAGAACTGCCT TACAGCGAGTCTGAAATTCGCCTGAGTTCCTTTGTCATTTCCCCTGTTGAGGGCAGCAAAGAAAGTACCTCCAAGTATTACA GTGCCCAATCTATTCTGCTTGGTTAG
- the zgc:163143 gene encoding gypsy retrotransposon integrase-like protein 1 isoform X3: MTIPSFFHSGYCLPRSIRWDGDDQLNSMQNVINGRQPKPYIIEICKSWEWLGLDIRGPFSITTNKHTHIMTLTDYYSKWVEAFPLTHNMVQDVAVFLAEVICQLGYPLAVLSRFPKQLLIEINNELNKLININTNSLVIHHCQTEYLDQVTESLLNKLICELVKKYAYTWHIYLPATCLQLCCTEHPTTGQKPFTVMKCSGPPSFSTYRELPYSESEIRLSSFVISPVEGSKESTSKYYSAQSILLG, from the exons ATGACCATACCCAGTTTCTTTCACAGCGGTTACTGTTTGCCGAGG agtaTTCGCTGGGATGGAGATGATCAATTGAACAGT ATGCAGAATGTCATTAATGGAAGACAACCAAAGCCCTACATTATAGAG ATTTGCAAGAGTTGGGAATGGCTTGGTCTTGATATAAGGGGGCCATTCTCTATAACAACGAACAAGCATACACATATTATGACTCTCACTGACTATTATTCCAAATGGGTGGAGGCTTTTCCTCTGACACACAACATGGTTCAAGATGTAGCAGTGTTTCTTGCAGAAGTGATCTGTCAGCTGGGATACCCACTGGCAGTCCTTTCGCGATTTCCTAAACAGCTTCTTATAGAG attaaCAATGAactaaacaaactaataaacataaacacaaacagcctGGTCATTCACCATTGCCAAACAGAATATTTGGATCAGGTTACTGAGTCTCTCCTGAACAA GCTAATATGTGAGCTAGTGAAGAAATACGCATATACCTGGCACATTTACCTGCCTGCTACATGTCTACAGCTGTGCTGCACGGAGCATCCCACAACTGGCCAGAAGCCCTTTACAGTCATGAAATGCAGTGGCCCTCCATCCTTCTCTACATACAGAGAACTGCCT TACAGCGAGTCTGAAATTCGCCTGAGTTCCTTTGTCATTTCCCCTGTTGAGGGCAGCAAAGAAAGTACCTCCAAGTATTACA GTGCCCAATCTATTCTGCTTGGTTAG
- the LOC131363695 gene encoding uncharacterized protein LOC131363695, with the protein MMTTLTITWCLTAVLATYIVLGAASERENGFEQMKRGENFTMECNTKDNKKDTLTIYTRLPSKNVLLIYDMQSNKCNFGSKYTDRVKISGNGHKLIMTLSDMQPKDSGLYIGQYSSYNIYKNVVEEEEGCSRLLFVKDVDKTLSSEKSTGKESSAMTEPLVLVFALIACTMLVVCFLVVWVLVPKVKAHCVNQDAEDSREFSPVYEDMHRVQNK; encoded by the exons ATGATGACAACTCTGACTATAACCTGGTGCCTTACTGCTGTTTTGGCTACCTACATCGTTCTAGGAGCTG CATCTGAGAGGGAGAATGGTTTTGAACAGATGAAAAGGGGGGAAAACTTTACCATGGAATGCAACACAAAGGACAACAAAAAAGATACTTTAACAATATATACACGACTCCCGAGCAAGAATGTACTGCTGATCTATGACATGCAAAGTAACAAATGTAATTTTGGTTCAAAGTACACAGATAGAGTGAAAATCAGTGGCAATGGGCACAAACTAATTATGACTCTTAGTGACATGCAGCCAAAAGATTCTGGACTGTACATAGGCCAGTATAGCagttacaatatttacaaaaatgtagtagaagaagaagaaggctgtAGCAGGCTCCTGTTTGTGAAGG ATGTGGATAAGACCTTATCTTCTGAAAAATCAACTGGTAAAGAGTCATCTGCCATGACTGAACCATTGGTGCTGGTTTTTGCCCTGATTGCATGCACTATGCTTGTGGTTTGTTTCCTGGTGGTCTGGGTGTTAGTACCCAAG GTGAAGGCCCATTGTGTGAATCAAGATGCAGAGGATTCAAGGGAATTTAGCCCAGTCTATGAGGATATGCACCgtgtgcaaaataaataa
- the zgc:163143 gene encoding gypsy retrotransposon integrase-like protein 1 isoform X2 yields the protein MELDRRLFASWTALGDDSVERRMTIPSFFHSGYCLPRSIRWDGDDQLNSMQNVINGRQPKPYIIEICKSWEWLGLDIRGPFSITTNKHTHIMTLTDYYSKWVEAFPLTHNMVQDVAVFLAEVICQLGYPLAVLSRFPKQLLIEINNELNKLININTNSLVIHHCQTEYLDQVTESLLNKLICELVKKYAYTWHIYLPATCLQLCCTEHPTTGQKPFTVMKCSGPPSFSTYRELPYSESEIRLSSFVISPVEGSKESTSKYYSAQSILLG from the exons ATGGAACTTGATAGaag GCTTTTTGCTTCATGGACAGCTTTAGGAGATGATTCAGTTGAAAGACGAATGACCATACCCAGTTTCTTTCACAGCGGTTACTGTTTGCCGAGG agtaTTCGCTGGGATGGAGATGATCAATTGAACAGT ATGCAGAATGTCATTAATGGAAGACAACCAAAGCCCTACATTATAGAG ATTTGCAAGAGTTGGGAATGGCTTGGTCTTGATATAAGGGGGCCATTCTCTATAACAACGAACAAGCATACACATATTATGACTCTCACTGACTATTATTCCAAATGGGTGGAGGCTTTTCCTCTGACACACAACATGGTTCAAGATGTAGCAGTGTTTCTTGCAGAAGTGATCTGTCAGCTGGGATACCCACTGGCAGTCCTTTCGCGATTTCCTAAACAGCTTCTTATAGAG attaaCAATGAactaaacaaactaataaacataaacacaaacagcctGGTCATTCACCATTGCCAAACAGAATATTTGGATCAGGTTACTGAGTCTCTCCTGAACAA GCTAATATGTGAGCTAGTGAAGAAATACGCATATACCTGGCACATTTACCTGCCTGCTACATGTCTACAGCTGTGCTGCACGGAGCATCCCACAACTGGCCAGAAGCCCTTTACAGTCATGAAATGCAGTGGCCCTCCATCCTTCTCTACATACAGAGAACTGCCT TACAGCGAGTCTGAAATTCGCCTGAGTTCCTTTGTCATTTCCCCTGTTGAGGGCAGCAAAGAAAGTACCTCCAAGTATTACA GTGCCCAATCTATTCTGCTTGGTTAG